One Paraburkholderia fungorum genomic region harbors:
- a CDS encoding alpha/beta fold hydrolase: MINHIRSKDGTSIGYSRTGAGPALVLVHGTTVDRHRWRPVLAAFERHFTVFALDRRGRGDSGDSAEYAIEKEFDDVAALVDATGESAVSVVAHSFGAVAALEAATRTSSVDKLVLYEPPFRLGEPDPETERIVETLRAHIDDQNNEAALATFFSQVLRLPEAEISRLRVLPNWSSRVEIAATIAREMGALQTYRPSATALEKVAVPVLLLLGSASPPKYIEASDYLLSILKTSSRVVLEGQGHGAIDADSALFGREVLSFLLADKR, translated from the coding sequence ATGATCAACCACATCAGGTCAAAAGACGGTACATCAATCGGCTATTCGCGCACCGGCGCAGGACCCGCGCTTGTATTGGTACATGGCACGACGGTCGATCGCCATCGTTGGCGGCCCGTTCTCGCTGCATTCGAGCGACACTTCACCGTGTTTGCACTCGACCGACGCGGACGCGGCGATAGTGGTGACAGTGCGGAATACGCTATCGAGAAGGAATTTGACGACGTCGCCGCGTTAGTCGACGCAACTGGCGAAAGCGCTGTATCAGTGGTTGCTCATTCATTCGGTGCGGTTGCCGCACTGGAGGCGGCGACCCGAACTTCGAGTGTCGACAAACTCGTCCTCTACGAGCCGCCGTTTCGCCTCGGCGAGCCCGATCCGGAGACGGAACGGATCGTCGAAACATTACGAGCACACATCGATGACCAAAATAACGAGGCGGCATTGGCGACGTTTTTTAGCCAGGTGCTTCGCCTGCCTGAAGCGGAGATCAGTCGCTTACGCGTTCTACCAAACTGGTCCTCGCGGGTCGAAATTGCGGCCACAATCGCTCGAGAAATGGGCGCGCTACAAACCTATCGACCCTCAGCGACAGCGCTCGAAAAGGTAGCCGTTCCCGTGCTGCTGTTGCTGGGTAGTGCCAGCCCACCGAAGTACATTGAGGCCTCCGATTATTTGCTCTCAATTCTAAAGACCAGCTCGCGCGTCGTATTGGAGGGCCAAGGCCACGGCGCTATTGATGCCGACAGCGCGCTCTTTGGACGAGAGGTGCTCTCGTTCCTGCTCGCTGACAAACGCTAG
- a CDS encoding porin, producing the protein MASVFVIDMRARLGDQRINIQQSIGMMGRLTILKFELENMSKTTATTMSSKSVTGIFWRVFFPASIFAFVCAPVHAQSSVTLYGIVAEGIGYITNQGGKSVVGMYNGLLQNSRFGIRGKEDLGGGNSAIFLLENGFSVTTGALSSGKLFGRQAWVGLSNDKFGKITLGRQYDEMSQQLWWSEASTQFATAIATHIGDLDNIFNTTRLDNSIRYASRDYDGFTFAGQYAFSNSTAFSDNSGYSLGANYVRGSLTAGVAMVQLLHPASSNTGGAVGDTYGFTSPFTQSLSGSSVDSQRNVAAAVTYDFGWATTGLSYSNVLFNYQNSTGLRLQNVEFMAYRHLTRTLLVGVGYDYTFGSYSTGQAIHYNQINLGAIYSLSKRTDLFLAAIYQRAGGAAKHAQLYSLSPSSSRSIAEVATGIRVKF; encoded by the coding sequence ATGGCATCTGTCTTCGTCATCGATATGCGCGCACGTTTAGGCGATCAACGCATCAACATCCAACAGTCCATCGGAATGATGGGTAGGTTGACAATTTTAAAATTCGAGCTTGAAAATATGTCAAAAACAACAGCAACTACAATGTCTTCTAAAAGTGTGACGGGGATTTTCTGGCGCGTCTTCTTCCCGGCATCTATCTTCGCCTTTGTATGCGCTCCGGTTCACGCACAAAGCAGCGTCACACTGTACGGAATCGTTGCAGAGGGAATAGGCTATATAACCAACCAGGGCGGAAAATCGGTAGTCGGTATGTACAATGGACTGCTGCAAAATTCTCGCTTTGGCATTCGAGGAAAAGAAGACTTGGGTGGCGGTAACTCCGCTATCTTCCTTCTAGAAAATGGATTTTCTGTCACCACAGGTGCATTAAGCAGTGGAAAACTGTTCGGACGTCAAGCGTGGGTTGGATTGTCCAACGATAAATTTGGAAAGATCACACTCGGCCGGCAATACGATGAGATGTCTCAGCAGTTGTGGTGGTCTGAAGCGTCCACGCAATTCGCAACGGCTATTGCAACACACATAGGTGATCTCGACAATATTTTTAATACCACAAGACTCGACAACAGCATCAGATATGCATCGAGAGACTATGACGGATTCACCTTCGCCGGGCAGTATGCATTCTCCAACTCCACCGCCTTTTCCGACAACAGCGGCTATAGTCTCGGTGCAAATTATGTCAGAGGATCCCTGACAGCAGGGGTGGCAATGGTACAACTCCTGCACCCCGCATCTTCCAATACTGGCGGCGCTGTCGGTGATACTTACGGCTTCACTTCACCATTTACCCAAAGCCTCAGCGGTTCAAGCGTCGACAGCCAACGAAACGTCGCCGCCGCAGTAACCTACGATTTTGGCTGGGCGACGACAGGCCTCAGCTATTCCAATGTACTTTTTAATTATCAAAATTCAACCGGCCTGCGACTGCAAAATGTTGAATTCATGGCATACAGGCATCTGACACGCACATTGCTCGTCGGGGTCGGCTATGACTATACGTTCGGATCGTATTCAACGGGACAGGCAATTCACTATAACCAGATCAACTTGGGCGCTATCTATTCATTGAGTAAGCGCACCGATCTTTTTCTCGCTGCAATTTACCAACGAGCAGGTGGTGCCGCAAAGCACGCGCAGCTTTACAGCCTGTCACCGTCGTCTTCTCGAAGTATCGCTGAAGTTGCCACCGGCATACGTGTCAAATTCTGA
- a CDS encoding LLM class flavin-dependent oxidoreductase, which produces MSQARQIRLATLFNANGFHIAGWRHPDTQSESAWDIDHYASIIKTAERGLFDLAFLTDSVGMLYDGDLEVASRFAPINFLEPLTLLSALAPQTTHIGLVATASTSYNHPYHVARKFASIDHLSKGRAGWNLVTSATNAEARNFGRDSHLEHADRYVIAKEFFDVVVGLWNSWTDDAVLADKDAGVYFDPNKLKLLNHRGDHFSVKGPLNVFRSAQGHPVLVQAGSSEAGIALGAETAEVIFTAQHELDGAVQFYSDVKSRAVQHGRAAEDLLILPGIVPFIGRSREEAQETFEKIQGLIHPVVGVRLLSELLGIDLSTYPVDGPLPPLPESNGHKARQALLIETARRENLSIRALYERAAGARGHRILIGTPIDIADDLEHWFTSAAADGFAVIPPILPSSLESFVTLVVPELQRRGLYRQRYQYTTLRENLGLPTKTQHS; this is translated from the coding sequence ATGAGTCAAGCCCGACAGATTCGCCTCGCCACGCTGTTCAACGCAAATGGATTTCACATAGCCGGATGGAGGCATCCGGACACGCAATCCGAATCTGCCTGGGATATCGACCACTATGCTTCCATCATTAAGACAGCGGAACGCGGGCTGTTCGACCTGGCATTCCTGACGGATAGTGTTGGGATGCTTTACGATGGAGACCTTGAAGTCGCGTCCAGGTTTGCCCCGATCAATTTCCTTGAACCACTAACTTTGTTAAGTGCACTCGCGCCCCAAACAACCCATATTGGACTGGTCGCAACCGCCTCGACTTCTTACAATCATCCTTATCATGTTGCGCGAAAATTCGCATCGATCGACCATTTGAGTAAAGGACGTGCGGGCTGGAATCTCGTGACATCTGCCACAAACGCTGAAGCCCGGAACTTTGGTCGGGATTCTCATCTGGAGCACGCCGATCGCTATGTAATCGCGAAAGAGTTTTTCGATGTTGTCGTTGGCTTGTGGAACAGTTGGACTGACGACGCGGTGCTTGCTGATAAGGACGCCGGTGTCTATTTTGATCCCAATAAACTTAAGTTACTGAATCACCGAGGCGACCATTTCTCTGTGAAAGGACCGTTGAACGTATTCCGGTCTGCGCAAGGCCATCCGGTCCTGGTCCAGGCGGGGTCGTCCGAAGCCGGGATAGCGCTTGGTGCGGAGACTGCTGAGGTCATCTTTACCGCACAACATGAGCTGGACGGGGCGGTTCAGTTTTACTCCGACGTAAAGTCACGTGCTGTTCAACATGGCCGTGCCGCCGAAGACCTGCTTATCCTTCCTGGAATCGTGCCGTTTATCGGAAGATCGCGCGAAGAGGCGCAGGAAACTTTCGAGAAAATACAGGGGCTGATCCATCCGGTGGTAGGCGTAAGACTGCTGTCTGAACTGCTAGGTATTGATCTATCGACTTACCCAGTCGATGGACCATTGCCTCCTCTACCGGAAAGCAACGGTCACAAAGCGCGTCAAGCGTTGTTAATTGAAACCGCGCGTCGAGAAAACCTCTCGATCCGCGCTCTATATGAGCGTGCCGCCGGAGCTCGTGGGCATCGAATATTGATTGGGACGCCAATCGACATTGCAGACGATCTGGAGCATTGGTTCACCAGCGCTGCCGCGGACGGGTTTGCTGTAATTCCGCCAATACTCCCCTCCAGCCTCGAAAGCTTCGTGACCCTGGTCGTTCCCGAGTTGCAGCGAAGAGGACTGTACCGGCAACGCTATCAGTACACCACCTTGCGGGAGAATCTTGGCCTACCAACGAAGACGCAACACTCATAG